In the Luteitalea sp. genome, one interval contains:
- a CDS encoding ferritin, producing MVQTVIDAINQQINNELWASHSYLAMAAACEQLNFPGAATWLRIQSDEERGHALRLFDFVIARNGRVMLTNIDAPNHTKAKSLGEVFKGALEQEEEVSRQIDTLYELAHTNRDFASVVELQWFLTEQVEEEKMARDIVAKLDLAGSDPAALLEVDRELAARVAQAR from the coding sequence ATGGTTCAGACCGTCATCGACGCAATCAATCAGCAGATCAACAACGAGCTGTGGGCATCCCACTCCTATCTGGCGATGGCGGCGGCATGTGAGCAGTTGAACTTTCCCGGGGCCGCCACGTGGCTTCGCATCCAGAGTGACGAGGAGCGTGGACACGCGCTGCGGCTCTTCGACTTCGTGATTGCCAGGAACGGCCGCGTCATGTTGACGAACATCGATGCGCCGAACCACACGAAGGCCAAGAGCCTCGGTGAGGTATTCAAGGGCGCGCTCGAGCAAGAGGAAGAGGTCAGCCGCCAGATCGACACGCTCTACGAGCTGGCACACACCAACAGAGATTTTGCCTCCGTCGTCGAGCTCCAGTGGTTTCTCACCGAGCAAGTCGAGGAAGAAAAGATGGCGCGCGACATCGTGGCCAAGTTGGATCTGGCCGGATCGGATCCTGCGGCGTTGCTCGAAGTCGATCGAGAGCTCGCAGCGCGAGTGGCACAAGCGAGGTAG
- a CDS encoding prolyl oligopeptidase family serine peptidase: MTRRSVARGVVLIALLVAWPARAQSPRPMTMVDLLNMPRISDPQLSPDGQEILFVKSEADWKANKRIDHVWRASADGSNLRQLTNGAQGEGHPRWSPDGKTTAFIAKRGEGEGEEKEEEDAQSQIWLIRNDGGEARRLTSHETSVSAVAWAPDGKSLYFIAEDPKSNDLKAREKLKDDVYAFDEDYRQAHLWNIDVAAQKEARITQGDFSILAYELSRDGTRIVCHRGPSPLIGDNERREIWVMDADGSDATQMTKNSAIESNATLSPDNSQILFLAGADAQLESPYNHNIFVVPAAGGAPRILTADLRYEVQRATWSKDGSAIYFSANMGLHSELFRLETDGGTPEQLTDGEHALSGWHYLPELDRHLFIEDESTNPGEIWTLGEGSTAPQRVTHLFDDLTQTFKLPKQVRIEWKGADGQMVEGLLYYPLDHQPGARHPLIVQTHGGPHASDKFGFGGWSSYVQVLTAKGYAVLKPNYRGSTGYGDEFLRDMVGHYFQNAHLDVLAGVDAVIEMGLADPDRLAAMGWSAGGHMTNKLITFTNRFKAAASGAGASNWVSMYGQSDVRSYRTPWFGGTPWEKEAPIQAYWDNSPLKDVANVKTPTIFLVGERDVRVPPPQSVEMHRALRANGVPTHLYMAPREPHGWAELRHELFKMNVELAWFEQHVTKREYTWEKAPGGEEKEKEETTNGTSDR, translated from the coding sequence ATGACGAGGCGCAGTGTGGCTCGTGGCGTTGTCCTGATTGCACTGCTTGTCGCGTGGCCGGCAAGAGCGCAGAGCCCACGGCCGATGACGATGGTGGATCTGCTGAACATGCCACGCATCAGCGACCCGCAGTTATCGCCGGACGGCCAAGAGATACTGTTCGTCAAGAGCGAGGCCGATTGGAAGGCCAACAAGCGCATCGACCACGTATGGCGTGCCAGCGCGGACGGCTCGAATCTGCGGCAGCTGACAAACGGCGCACAGGGCGAGGGGCACCCTCGCTGGTCTCCAGATGGGAAGACGACAGCGTTTATCGCCAAACGAGGCGAGGGGGAGGGAGAAGAGAAGGAGGAGGAGGACGCCCAGTCGCAGATTTGGTTGATCCGGAACGACGGGGGAGAAGCACGTCGGTTGACGTCGCACGAGACATCGGTGTCGGCCGTGGCCTGGGCGCCGGACGGCAAGAGCCTGTACTTCATCGCGGAGGATCCGAAATCTAACGATTTGAAGGCGCGCGAAAAGCTAAAGGACGACGTCTACGCGTTCGACGAGGATTACAGGCAAGCGCATCTGTGGAACATCGACGTCGCGGCACAGAAGGAGGCGCGGATCACCCAGGGAGACTTCTCGATCCTCGCCTACGAGCTGTCGCGCGACGGCACCCGGATCGTGTGTCACCGAGGTCCGAGCCCGCTCATCGGCGATAACGAGCGACGGGAGATCTGGGTGATGGACGCCGATGGCAGCGACGCGACCCAAATGACGAAGAATAGCGCCATCGAGAGCAATGCCACGCTGTCGCCGGACAATAGCCAGATCCTCTTCCTCGCCGGTGCCGACGCGCAACTCGAATCACCCTATAACCACAACATCTTCGTCGTGCCCGCCGCCGGCGGCGCGCCACGCATCCTCACTGCCGACCTGCGCTACGAGGTGCAGCGTGCAACCTGGTCGAAGGATGGCAGCGCCATCTACTTCAGCGCGAACATGGGCCTGCACTCGGAGCTGTTTCGGCTCGAGACCGATGGCGGCACACCGGAGCAATTGACCGACGGCGAGCATGCGCTGAGCGGCTGGCACTACCTGCCGGAGCTTGACCGCCACCTGTTCATCGAAGACGAGTCGACCAATCCGGGGGAGATCTGGACGCTCGGCGAGGGCAGCACGGCGCCGCAGCGCGTGACGCATCTCTTCGACGACCTGACGCAGACATTCAAGCTGCCCAAGCAGGTCCGGATCGAATGGAAGGGCGCTGACGGGCAGATGGTTGAAGGGTTGCTGTACTATCCGCTCGACCATCAGCCGGGCGCGCGCCATCCTCTGATCGTGCAGACGCACGGCGGGCCCCATGCCTCCGACAAGTTCGGCTTCGGCGGCTGGAGCAGCTATGTGCAGGTGTTGACGGCGAAAGGGTATGCCGTGCTCAAGCCGAACTATCGCGGCAGCACGGGCTATGGTGATGAGTTCCTGCGGGACATGGTGGGCCACTACTTTCAGAACGCCCACCTGGACGTGCTCGCCGGCGTCGATGCCGTGATCGAGATGGGGCTGGCCGATCCAGACCGGCTCGCCGCGATGGGGTGGAGCGCTGGCGGCCACATGACGAACAAGCTCATCACCTTCACGAACCGCTTCAAGGCGGCCGCGTCGGGAGCGGGCGCGTCCAACTGGGTCTCGATGTATGGCCAGAGCGATGTCCGCTCGTATCGTACGCCCTGGTTCGGCGGCACGCCGTGGGAGAAGGAGGCGCCCATCCAGGCCTACTGGGACAACTCGCCGCTCAAAGATGTCGCGAACGTCAAGACACCAACCATCTTCTTGGTCGGCGAGCGCGACGTGCGTGTGCCGCCGCCCCAGTCGGTCGAGATGCATCGCGCGCTCAGAGCGAATGGCGTGCCCACGCATCTCTACATGGCGCCTCGTGAACCGCACGGCTGGGCGGAGCTGCGCCACGAGCTCTTCAAGATGAACGTCGAGCTCGCCTGGTTCGAACAGCACGTGACCAAGCGCGAGTACACATGGGAAAAGGCGCCAGGCGGGG